In Mycoplasmopsis californica, one genomic interval encodes:
- a CDS encoding MHJ_0274 family protein — protein MIMWIIFGVVVVLLIGFIVFSAIKDRIAKKKRRMQEIAFKALAQERKEATVIMLQLLVVKNQEVLDSFEPSIGSFKMSQVVDTARDFLLQYQQEKEFKDYVSTYTGNKTLMKHYAILRDRRSTLWKNEKNSLKFIEDEYFLIDQDNKKDLITEVKEEIEEFYNNAFNKKS, from the coding sequence ATGATAATGTGAATTATTTTCGGCGTTGTAGTGGTTCTTTTAATTGGGTTTATTGTATTTTCAGCCATTAAAGATAGAATTGCTAAAAAGAAAAGAAGAATGCAAGAAATTGCTTTTAAAGCCTTAGCTCAGGAAAGAAAAGAAGCTACCGTGATTATGTTGCAATTATTAGTTGTCAAAAACCAAGAAGTCTTAGATAGCTTTGAACCTAGCATAGGGTCATTTAAAATGAGCCAAGTTGTTGATACTGCACGTGATTTTTTATTGCAATATCAACAAGAAAAGGAATTTAAAGATTATGTTTCTACATATACAGGCAATAAAACATTGATGAAACACTATGCAATACTGCGGGATCGACGCTCAACTTTATGAAAAAATGAAAAAAATTCGTTGAAATTTATTGAAGATGAGTATTTCTTAATTGATCAAGACAATAAAAAAGACTTAATTACTGAAGTAAAAGAAGAAATAGAGGAGTTTTATAATAATGCATTCAATAAAAAATCTTAA